The Ruminococcaceae bacterium BL-4 region TATTATCGATGGACTGCGGGTTACTCCCGATATTGTTCTGCGCAATCTGATTAGTCAGCAGGGAATTGAATTGTTGAAGACAGAGGAACCACCTGAGCAGTTGAGCTTTTTTTCGCCCACAGAATCCTTTGAGCAAATTAGGCAGTTAATGCCGATCAGGATCAGAGGATAGAGAGGACAATCATGCAGGAAACAAACATTATTTATCACTATGATGGAAGCTTTAACGGTTGCATTTGCTGTGTATTTGATGCATTTTACCGCAGAGAAAATCCAATAAAAATTCTTTTTAAAGAGGAAAGACAGGTTACTTTATTTCCAACGCACGAAGTGCAAACGGACTTTTCTCATGCGAAACGTGTCTTAAATGCACTTTATGAAAAGGTATCTCCCAAAGTGGTTCGGTTTATAGAAGAAGGATTCTTGTCCTGTGAACCGGAAAAAGAGAAATTGATTTTGGAAACGATCCGCAGAGCTTTTCAGGATGGTGCAAATGTTTTAAACAATCTTACAGATGACTCAGTCGGAAAGCTTTACCGCGCTGTTAAATTTTTGAAAAATGAAACTCATCTTTTGTGCGGATTTGTGCGGTTCTCAGAGCAGAACCATACTCTTTGTGCTGTGATTTCTCCTAAAAATCGAGTGTTGCCGCTTTTAGCACCACATTTTTGCAGGCGTTATCCCGAAGAACATTTCCTAATTTATGACCAAACGCATCAAGAAGCAATTCTTTATCAGCCTTATGAATCAATTTTAATTCCATTGGAGAACTTTCAAGCTTTTCCGGCCGATGAGGAAGAAAAAAATTTCAGAGCCCTTTGGAAGTGCTTTTATGATACTATTGCAATTGAAGGGCGGTTAAATCCAAAGTGCCGAATGAATCATATGCCCAAGCGATATTGGAGCCACCTGACAGAATTACAGGAACAGGGAGAGAATTTTAACGAAAAGCATCCTGAAAAAACGCTTTCGCTCAAAAATTAGAAAGATCATATAAAAAGCGCTCCGGAAAAATTCCGAAGCGCTTTTATTTTAAAATATTTTTATTGCATTTCTTCTTGAATTGCTGCCATTAAAGGTGGAATCAATTGCTTTTTGCGACTCATTAAGCCCGGCAAAACAGCACAATCTCCTTGAGGCTTTACGTGAAATGCTTTTTCGATGATCGCAGCAGCGTGAGGTCCGGTGAACATCAAATCGGTTGATTCTCCGGGCACGTCGGTAAACATGTAAAAAATCATTGGAATTCCCTGATATGCAGCCGCTTCTGATAAATAAGGGCCAACCAGCTTTTTAGCGGCAATTTTTGACTTTTTAGTCATATAGGTTCCTTGACCGACACCAAAACGGACATCTCCACGACTGAAAATCTTGAAGTCTGATAGAAAAATTTCTTCTGCATTTTTCCCGGTTAAATCTGCACCAGCTTCAAACATTTGCTCGGCGTATTGAGGAATGTTGATATTGGCAGCCTTAGCAAGTTCTTCGGCTACTGCTTTGTCAACAGGGGTGCAGGTTGGGCTGCGGAACATCAGAGTATCCGAAAGAATTGCGGAAAGAAGCAAACCAGCAATCTCTTTTGGAATTTCCACATTGTTTTCATGAAACATTTGATAGACAATCGTACAGGTGCATCCCATGGGGACATTGCGAAAATAGACCGGATTCATGGTTTCTACAGCCTTTAGACGATGATGGTCGATGATTTCAAGGATCTCTGCTTGGTCAAGACCATCTACAGCTTGTGTCTTTTCATTGTGGTCAACCAAAATAATTTGTTTGCGGTGAACATTCAGTAAGTTTCGTCTGCTGATAACGCCACAGTAAAGACCGTTGTCATTTAAAACAGGAAAATAGCGGAACCGAACACTGGCCATTACTTTGTGAGCATCTTCAACCGGTGTGTTCAAATTAAATTTACTGATATTATCTTTTGTCATATAATGACTGATGGGGGCTGCCTGACTGATTAATTTTGCAACGTCATAAATAGGATGAGGAGTTGTAATAATTCTGCACCCTTTTTCTGTTGCACGTGCGACAATGGTTTTTGGAGCGGCGAGACCGCCACAGATGATAATACATCCTGCACCGCATTCAATAGCGCACAGTTGACTTTCATAACGGTTGGAAAGGATGACCATATCGCCTTCTTCGACGTATTCTTCCATGGCGTCTGGTGTAGCGGCTCCAATAAAGATATTGCCCTTGTCAATCACGGCATTTTCATCACCGAGAATCATTTTGCCTTCCAGGGTTTGTACAACATTTCTATAAGGGGTATGCGCTTTGGAAAGAACAGCAGTATCTAATAAATCCATATTGGCGGTTGCAATATCCCGAATAGTAATAATGCCAAGAAGTTCTTTTTGGGAATTCGTAATGCAGAGTGTGTCAATTTCTACGCTGCGCATCAACATCCATGCAGACTTTAGCGACATGTTACCGTCCACTCCTGGCTGACAACGAATGTCGATATCTTTTACCTGAGGGCTGACATCAGTGCAAAGTCTAGGGGATTTGACACCAAAATATTTCAAAACAAATTCAGTTTCTCGATTTAAAAGACCAGCACGGCGTGCTTCAGCGTTGATCCCAAGTTTTTTCTTTAAATAAGCATATGCAATCGCAGAACAGATGGAATCTGTATCAGGATGTTGGTGACCGATTACATTCACCTTACGGCGGACATCGGTATTGGGCATGAAAAGCCCCTCCTTTTATCTTAAATTGTGGGTTTGAGCAAATCTATTTACCGAGCAGACTTGCCACAAATATTACTTTTATTATAACACAATTCTTTAGTGACGCAATTGCTTCTCTAAAAGGATTTCGCTTTAAATGTTAAAAAAAGAAATAAAATGAAAAGGATGCTTTTATTTTTTAAGTGTAAAAAAGAAAATAAAAGCCATAATTTTAATGATATTTTTATAAAATAACGGAAAATAAAGAATTAATGAAAAAAGGCCTTGACAGAAGCAATCTGTTTTTGTATAATTAAAAAGCTTCCTATGAAGCAGCGCTGAATTCGGCCCGTTGGTCAAGTGGCTAAGACAGCGGCCTCTCACGCCGTTAACGTGGGTTCGAATCCCGCACGGGTCACCAAATGAATAGATCCCATAGAGAAGCACGATCATTGCCCAAAGACATTCGATCAGTTGGTGCAGATAGCGGCGAGGGTCCACCTGTTCCCATTCCGAACACAGAAGTTAAGCTCGCTTGCGCCGAAGATACTTGGCTGGTAACGGCCCGGGAAAATAGGTAAGTGCCAACATAGATATTCCTCAATAGCTCAGCCGGTAGAGCATGCGACTGTTAATCGCAGGGTCGTTGGTTCGAGTCCAACTTGGGGAGCCAAGGCTGAATCCGGACGTTGCTTTTGCGTCCGGATTCTTTTTATTCCTTTGCAGAAAACGTACAGTTTCTGCAAAACACGGGCCATTAGCTCAGTTGGTTAGAGCTACCGGCTCATAACCGGTTGGTGCTGGGTTCGAGTCCTAGATGGCCCACCAAACAAAAACCGCATCAGATAGCCATTTGTTGGCATTCTGGTGCGGTTTTTTTATACCCTGTTTTAACGCAAAAACACGCAAAATAATGGTAAAATTCGAAAACATGCAAGTCAGATGCAAGTCAAAATATGCGTTATATTATGCTATAAACGTGAAAAATATTCACATACAAAAAATCACCATCAGCTATCCTGTATTGGACGGTTGATGGTGATCCTTTTTAGTTGTATGGTAAGCCCACAATATAAATTTAGGTTATTCGTTATCTAATAATTTTTTATGACATTAAAACTTTGAATATTTTGAAAGAGTGGCAATATTGTGAATTAATTGTTCGAATGTTTCTTTATCCCAGAATCTTGGATGCATATAACCATGTACAACGTTATTTCGGTTATTTCCTTCATTTTGAGGTTTTGAAATTTCAAAA contains the following coding sequences:
- a CDS encoding Uracil-DNA glycosylase, coding for MQETNIIYHYDGSFNGCICCVFDAFYRRENPIKILFKEERQVTLFPTHEVQTDFSHAKRVLNALYEKVSPKVVRFIEEGFLSCEPEKEKLILETIRRAFQDGANVLNNLTDDSVGKLYRAVKFLKNETHLLCGFVRFSEQNHTLCAVISPKNRVLPLLAPHFCRRYPEEHFLIYDQTHQEAILYQPYESILIPLENFQAFPADEEEKNFRALWKCFYDTIAIEGRLNPKCRMNHMPKRYWSHLTELQEQGENFNEKHPEKTLSLKN
- a CDS encoding Manganese-dependent inorganic pyrophosphatase, whose protein sequence is MPNTDVRRKVNVIGHQHPDTDSICSAIAYAYLKKKLGINAEARRAGLLNRETEFVLKYFGVKSPRLCTDVSPQVKDIDIRCQPGVDGNMSLKSAWMLMRSVEIDTLCITNSQKELLGIITIRDIATANMDLLDTAVLSKAHTPYRNVVQTLEGKMILGDENAVIDKGNIFIGAATPDAMEEYVEEGDMVILSNRYESQLCAIECGAGCIIICGGLAAPKTIVARATEKGCRIITTPHPIYDVAKLISQAAPISHYMTKDNISKFNLNTPVEDAHKVMASVRFRYFPVLNDNGLYCGVISRRNLLNVHRKQIILVDHNEKTQAVDGLDQAEILEIIDHHRLKAVETMNPVYFRNVPMGCTCTIVYQMFHENNVEIPKEIAGLLLSAILSDTLMFRSPTCTPVDKAVAEELAKAANINIPQYAEQMFEAGADLTGKNAEEIFLSDFKIFSRGDVRFGVGQGTYMTKKSKIAAKKLVGPYLSEAAAYQGIPMIFYMFTDVPGESTDLMFTGPHAAAIIEKAFHVKPQGDCAVLPGLMSRKKQLIPPLMAAIQEEMQ
- a CDS encoding protein of unknown function (Evidence 5 : Unknown function) gives rise to the protein MFSNFTIILRVFALKQGIKKPHQNANKWLSDAVFVWWAI